The Kosakonia sacchari SP1 genome includes a window with the following:
- the mqo gene encoding malate dehydrogenase (quinone) gives MPAMKKTIISLSAVALLVSSVASAYAEETQKTDFLLIGGGIMSASLGTWLQELQPEWKQVMVEKLDGVALESSNGWNNAGTGHSANMELNYTPQRADGSIDVSKALEINEQFMISRQFWSAQVKRGILNNPHAFINSTPHMSFVWGDNVDYLAKRYAALQQTTLFQGMKFSTDHQQIKQWAPLVMEGRDPNQKVAATWTPVGTDVNYGEITRQLVGSLKKSSNFSLQTSSEVTDFKRNADNSWHVTIKDVNSGNEHAIDAKYVFIGAGGGALKLLQKTGIPEADNYAGFPVGGSFLMTENPAITSQHQQKVYGQASVGAPPMSVPHIDARFIDGKRVVLFGPFATFSTKFLKNGSFFDLLSTTTTSNFMPMTHVGLDNFDLVKYLIGQVMLSDEDRFEALKEYYPQARKEDWKLIQAGQRVQIIKKDEDKGGVLKLGTEVVVDQQKTISALLGASPGASTAAPITLNVLKKMFPEQFNSPQWQSKIRDIVPSYGQEMNGNVALTQKVWDDTAATLQLTKPPVIQMNDQSNAPADKPAEAKSEASPQHDMAL, from the coding sequence ATGCCTGCAATGAAAAAGACAATTATCTCGCTGAGCGCCGTCGCGTTACTCGTCAGTTCAGTGGCCAGCGCGTACGCAGAAGAGACGCAAAAAACGGACTTTCTGCTGATTGGCGGCGGCATCATGAGCGCCTCTCTGGGCACCTGGCTGCAGGAGCTGCAGCCGGAGTGGAAACAAGTGATGGTGGAAAAACTCGATGGCGTAGCGCTCGAGTCTTCTAACGGCTGGAATAATGCCGGCACTGGTCACTCGGCAAATATGGAACTTAACTACACGCCGCAGCGTGCGGATGGTTCTATTGATGTCAGCAAAGCACTGGAAATTAATGAGCAGTTTATGATTTCCCGCCAGTTCTGGTCGGCACAGGTGAAGCGCGGTATTTTGAATAATCCGCACGCGTTTATTAATTCCACGCCGCACATGAGTTTCGTCTGGGGCGATAATGTTGATTATCTGGCAAAACGTTATGCCGCATTGCAGCAAACGACCTTATTCCAGGGCATGAAATTCTCCACCGATCACCAACAAATTAAACAGTGGGCGCCGCTGGTGATGGAAGGGCGCGACCCGAACCAGAAAGTCGCTGCGACCTGGACGCCGGTCGGCACCGATGTTAACTACGGTGAAATTACCCGTCAGCTGGTCGGTAGTCTGAAAAAAAGCAGCAACTTCTCGCTGCAAACCTCTTCCGAAGTGACCGATTTCAAACGCAATGCTGACAACTCCTGGCATGTCACCATTAAAGATGTGAACAGCGGCAACGAGCACGCCATTGATGCGAAATATGTCTTTATCGGTGCCGGTGGCGGGGCGCTGAAGCTGCTGCAAAAAACCGGCATCCCGGAAGCGGATAACTACGCGGGCTTCCCGGTTGGCGGTTCTTTCCTGATGACGGAAAACCCGGCGATCACCAGCCAGCACCAGCAAAAAGTCTACGGTCAGGCGTCCGTTGGCGCGCCGCCGATGTCGGTGCCGCATATCGATGCCCGCTTTATTGATGGTAAACGCGTGGTGCTGTTTGGGCCGTTCGCGACGTTTTCCACCAAATTCCTGAAAAACGGCTCCTTCTTTGACCTGCTGAGCACTACCACCACCAGCAATTTTATGCCGATGACCCACGTAGGGCTCGACAACTTCGACCTGGTGAAATACCTGATTGGTCAGGTGATGCTGAGTGATGAAGACCGCTTTGAAGCGCTGAAAGAGTACTATCCGCAGGCGCGTAAAGAGGACTGGAAACTGATCCAGGCCGGCCAGCGTGTGCAGATCATCAAGAAAGATGAAGACAAAGGTGGGGTGCTGAAGCTTGGCACCGAAGTGGTGGTCGATCAGCAGAAAACCATCTCTGCGCTGCTTGGCGCATCGCCGGGCGCGTCGACGGCTGCGCCAATCACTCTGAATGTGCTGAAGAAAATGTTCCCGGAGCAGTTCAACTCACCGCAGTGGCAGAGCAAAATCCGCGACATCGTTCCGAGCTACGGCCAGGAGATGAACGGTAATGTGGCGCTGACCCAGAAAGTGTGGGATGACACGGCCGCCACGCTGCAACTGACGAAACCGCCGGTGATTCAGATGAACGATCAGAGCAACGCGCCTGCCGACAAACCGGCAGAAGCGAAAAGCGAAGCCTCCCCACAGCACGATATGGCGCTGTAA
- a CDS encoding sigma-54-dependent Fis family transcriptional regulator, with translation MPPRALSLAPAGLPCLLENSWQRSLSYGLTRDDDAQPWVATSMLKDARAENGWVNHLAAPLLARLRPELASHPSIMVLSDATGLVLETHGNRDFLQKAQRYALAPGNLWGEHARGTNAIGTALALQRHCEVSGGEHYLSRNAGLFCSASPVFRPDGQIAGVLDLSTPAQAPRRDAAALIRRAVCQIEHEWATSALGADRWLLSLHHDPSVLGSAQELLLIFADQTLLGANKLAMDEFSLTPQHFGELALQTLFPEASLQVGETTLDASNTRRYYARQTLPARRYIGRGTAFAQDQLTKEKEKALRIVNAGIALCVTGETGSGKEYLARELYARSQWRTGNFVAINCAALPEHLIESELFGYVPGAFTGASPKGYIGKCREAHGGVLFLDEIGDMPLALQTRLLRVLQEKKVTPLGANNVYDVNFTLICATHQDLGARVQAGTFREDLLYRIQEFHLRIPPLREWQNVAGFIQKLWQELGAASRGLTLSAEVVATLASRPWPGNVRQLLSQLRVLMALAEDGDCITLADLPAEITTPRQPVAAVTPKDEQSAIDEAQGNMSLAAKKLGISRSTLYRRLEKRQISS, from the coding sequence ATGCCGCCACGCGCCTTGTCCCTCGCTCCTGCCGGGTTGCCCTGCCTGCTTGAAAACTCCTGGCAGCGTAGTCTCAGCTACGGGTTGACCCGCGATGATGACGCCCAGCCCTGGGTGGCGACATCCATGCTGAAAGACGCCCGTGCGGAAAATGGTTGGGTCAACCATCTGGCCGCCCCGCTACTGGCGCGGCTGCGCCCGGAGCTTGCCAGTCATCCGTCGATAATGGTGCTTTCCGACGCAACCGGTCTGGTGCTGGAGACCCACGGCAACCGCGACTTTCTGCAAAAAGCGCAGCGCTATGCGCTGGCACCCGGCAACCTGTGGGGTGAACACGCGCGCGGCACCAACGCGATAGGCACCGCGCTGGCCTTGCAGCGCCATTGTGAAGTCTCCGGTGGCGAACATTATCTCAGCCGCAACGCAGGCTTGTTTTGCTCGGCGTCCCCCGTTTTCCGACCTGACGGGCAAATTGCTGGCGTATTAGATCTCTCGACACCCGCCCAGGCACCGCGCCGCGATGCCGCTGCGCTGATCCGCCGCGCGGTGTGCCAAATAGAGCATGAATGGGCCACCAGCGCGCTCGGTGCCGACCGCTGGCTGCTGAGTCTACATCATGACCCGTCTGTGCTCGGCAGTGCGCAAGAGTTGCTGCTGATTTTCGCCGATCAAACCCTGCTCGGCGCAAACAAGCTGGCGATGGATGAATTTTCGCTGACCCCCCAGCATTTTGGTGAACTCGCTTTGCAAACGCTCTTCCCGGAGGCCAGTTTGCAGGTTGGCGAAACCACCCTCGACGCCAGCAATACCCGGCGCTACTACGCGCGTCAGACGCTTCCTGCACGGCGCTATATTGGGCGCGGCACGGCATTTGCGCAGGATCAGCTGACGAAGGAAAAAGAGAAAGCGCTGCGCATCGTTAATGCCGGGATTGCCTTGTGTGTGACGGGCGAAACCGGCAGCGGGAAAGAGTATCTGGCACGCGAGTTATATGCCCGCAGCCAGTGGCGTACAGGAAATTTCGTCGCCATTAACTGTGCGGCGCTCCCGGAGCATTTAATTGAGTCCGAACTGTTTGGCTATGTCCCCGGCGCGTTTACCGGCGCAAGCCCGAAAGGCTATATCGGTAAGTGCCGGGAAGCCCACGGCGGTGTGCTATTCCTTGATGAAATCGGCGATATGCCGCTGGCGCTGCAAACCCGCCTGCTGCGCGTGTTGCAGGAGAAAAAAGTGACGCCGCTTGGCGCAAACAATGTGTATGACGTCAATTTCACGCTGATTTGCGCTACTCATCAGGATCTCGGTGCTCGGGTGCAGGCCGGAACATTCCGCGAAGATCTGCTGTACCGCATTCAGGAGTTTCATCTGCGCATTCCCCCGTTGCGCGAATGGCAGAATGTTGCTGGGTTTATCCAGAAACTGTGGCAGGAACTGGGTGCAGCCAGCCGTGGACTCACCCTTAGCGCCGAGGTGGTCGCCACGCTGGCAAGTCGCCCGTGGCCGGGCAATGTGCGCCAGTTACTCAGCCAGTTGCGGGTATTGATGGCGCTGGCGGAAGACGGTGATTGCATTACGCTTGCGGATTTACCGGCCGAGATAACAACTCCTCGTCAGCCCGTGGCTGCGGTCACGCCGAAGGATGAGCAGAGCGCGATTGACGAAGCGCAGGGCAATATGAGCCTGGCCGCAAAAAAACTGGGTATCTCGCGCAGCACACTTTATCGGCGGCTGGAGAAAAGGCAAATCAGCAGTTAA
- the exaC gene encoding acetaldehyde dehydrogenase ExaC, whose product MKYVHPGLDGAKVSFKQRYGNYIGGEFVDPVEGRWFTNTSPVTGQVIAEFPRSDAADIEKALDAAHAAADAWGKTSVQDRANVLLAIADRIEANLEALALTETWDNGKPIRETMGADLPLAVDHFRYFAGCIRAQEGTAAEIDSNTVAYHIYEPLGVVGQIIPWNFPLLMAAWKLAPALAAGNCVVLKPAEQTPLGICVLMELIGDLLPKGVLNVVHGFGTEAGEPLARSKRIEKIAFTGSTPIGRHILSCAAENIIPSTVELGGKSPNIYFEDVMNGDEGFIDKAVEGVVLGFFNQGEVCTCPSRVLVQESIYPQFVEKVIARMENIRKGDPFDTDTMIGAQASQEQYDKILSYISIARDEGGEIITGGAHVEHGDGLQNGFYIQPTLIKGHNGMRCFQEEIFGPVLGITTFKDEAEALRIANDTEFGLGAGVWTLDINRAWRMGRGIKAGRVWTNCYHLYPAHAAFGGYKNSGVGRETHKLALSHYQQIKNLLVSYSGSPLGLY is encoded by the coding sequence ATGAAATATGTCCACCCTGGCCTTGATGGCGCGAAAGTCTCTTTTAAACAGCGTTATGGCAACTATATTGGCGGTGAATTTGTTGACCCGGTGGAAGGGCGTTGGTTTACCAATACCTCGCCGGTCACCGGACAGGTGATTGCCGAATTCCCGCGCTCAGACGCGGCGGATATTGAGAAGGCTCTCGACGCAGCGCATGCTGCCGCCGATGCCTGGGGAAAAACCAGCGTGCAGGATCGCGCCAATGTGCTGCTGGCTATTGCCGATCGCATTGAAGCCAACCTGGAAGCGCTGGCATTAACAGAAACCTGGGATAACGGAAAACCGATCCGCGAAACCATGGGAGCGGACTTACCACTGGCCGTGGATCACTTCCGTTATTTCGCCGGTTGTATCCGCGCGCAGGAAGGGACAGCGGCAGAGATCGACAGCAATACGGTTGCCTACCACATCTATGAACCGCTGGGCGTGGTCGGGCAGATCATTCCGTGGAACTTCCCGCTGCTGATGGCGGCATGGAAACTGGCACCGGCGCTGGCGGCGGGCAACTGCGTGGTGCTGAAACCGGCTGAACAGACGCCGCTTGGCATCTGCGTGTTGATGGAACTGATTGGCGATTTGTTGCCAAAAGGGGTGCTGAATGTGGTGCACGGCTTTGGTACGGAAGCCGGTGAACCGCTGGCGCGCAGCAAACGCATCGAAAAAATCGCCTTTACCGGCTCCACGCCGATTGGCCGCCACATCCTTTCGTGCGCAGCGGAAAACATCATCCCCAGCACCGTCGAGCTCGGCGGGAAATCACCGAATATCTACTTTGAAGATGTGATGAACGGTGATGAAGGCTTTATTGATAAAGCGGTGGAAGGCGTGGTGCTCGGATTCTTCAACCAGGGCGAAGTTTGTACCTGCCCGTCGCGCGTGCTGGTGCAGGAGTCGATCTACCCGCAGTTTGTCGAAAAAGTCATCGCCCGCATGGAAAATATCCGCAAAGGCGACCCGTTTGACACCGACACCATGATTGGCGCGCAGGCGTCACAAGAGCAGTACGACAAGATCCTCTCTTACATCTCGATTGCCCGCGACGAGGGCGGCGAAATCATTACCGGCGGCGCTCACGTGGAACACGGCGACGGGCTGCAAAACGGTTTCTATATCCAGCCGACATTGATTAAAGGCCATAACGGGATGCGCTGCTTCCAGGAAGAGATTTTTGGGCCGGTGCTGGGCATCACCACGTTTAAAGATGAAGCCGAAGCGCTGCGTATCGCCAATGACACCGAGTTTGGCCTCGGCGCCGGGGTGTGGACGCTGGATATCAATCGCGCATGGCGCATGGGGCGCGGCATTAAAGCGGGTCGCGTGTGGACAAACTGTTACCACCTCTACCCGGCACATGCGGCGTTTGGCGGTTACAAAAACTCGGGCGTCGGGCGTGAAACCCACAAACTGGCGCTGAGCCACTATCAGCAGATCAAAAACCTGCTGGTGAGTTACAGCGGTTCGCCGCTGGGGCTGTATTAA
- the adhP gene encoding alcohol dehydrogenase AdhP, which produces MQLKTMKAAVVKAFGQPLVIEEVMVPAVEPGKILVKIEATGVCHTDLHAADGDWPIKPNPPFIPGHEGVGHVVAVGPGVKHVKEGDRVGVPWLYSTCGHCEHCLGGWETLCHSQQNSGYSVNGTFAEYCLADASYVGILPDNVDFQSIAPILCAGVTVYKGLKMTEARAGEWVVVSGIGGLGHLAIQYAVAMGMNVAAVDIDDDKLAFARRLGASVVVNARQEDPGTRFHSEFGGAHGVLVTAVSPKAFEQATTMMRRGGTMVLNGLPPGKFDLSIFDMVLDGTTVRGSIVGTRKDLQEALDFAGRNKVHAEIAVEPLENINSIFERMRAGKITGRIVVDMSK; this is translated from the coding sequence ATGCAACTGAAAACCATGAAAGCCGCAGTGGTGAAAGCCTTTGGTCAGCCGCTGGTAATTGAAGAGGTGATGGTGCCGGCTGTTGAACCGGGCAAGATCCTCGTCAAAATTGAAGCGACCGGCGTGTGTCACACGGATTTACACGCCGCCGATGGCGACTGGCCAATCAAACCGAACCCGCCGTTTATACCCGGCCACGAAGGTGTCGGTCATGTGGTGGCAGTCGGGCCGGGCGTGAAGCATGTGAAAGAAGGCGATCGTGTCGGTGTACCGTGGCTCTACTCGACGTGTGGTCACTGTGAACACTGCCTTGGCGGCTGGGAAACCCTGTGCCATTCGCAGCAAAACTCCGGCTATTCGGTAAACGGTACGTTTGCCGAATATTGCCTGGCCGATGCCAGCTACGTCGGGATTTTGCCGGATAACGTCGATTTTCAGAGTATCGCGCCGATCCTCTGCGCCGGGGTGACGGTCTATAAAGGGCTGAAAATGACCGAAGCGCGCGCCGGAGAGTGGGTGGTGGTGTCGGGTATTGGCGGTCTGGGACACCTGGCGATCCAGTACGCGGTGGCGATGGGCATGAACGTGGCGGCGGTCGATATTGATGATGACAAACTGGCGTTTGCCCGCCGTCTCGGTGCCTCGGTGGTGGTCAATGCGCGCCAGGAAGATCCGGGAACGCGTTTCCATAGCGAATTTGGCGGTGCGCACGGCGTACTGGTGACAGCGGTATCGCCAAAAGCCTTTGAGCAGGCAACCACCATGATGCGCCGTGGCGGCACCATGGTACTCAACGGCTTGCCACCGGGGAAATTCGACCTGTCGATTTTTGACATGGTGCTCGACGGCACCACGGTGCGCGGTTCGATTGTCGGCACGCGTAAAGATCTGCAGGAAGCGCTGGATTTCGCCGGGCGCAACAAAGTGCATGCGGAAATTGCCGTGGAGCCGCTGGAGAATATCAACAGTATCTTTGAGCGGATGCGCGCCGGGAAAATCACTGGCAGGATCGTGGTTGATATGTCGAAGTAA
- a CDS encoding alpha/beta fold hydrolase has protein sequence MLLSPGRYLAILLFSFSASLFASDKQYTVTSADGVELAVQESGSPQGKPIIFIHGLLGSHLNWEKQRQDPALQRFRLISFDMRGHGLSSKPTQAESYREGSRWAEDVAAVIAASHAKKPLLVGWSLGGAVISHYLANVGDKALSGALYVDAVVELTPDQIPAHPQVYQAMTSADLATHLDGEREFLQLCFYQQPDAITFARLQANAAMASWEMQRAVPSMKVALEQGLGKATIPVRFIYGKHDRLVNPQSSLARARSVNPRISAVWFDHSGHAPFLEEPTRFNQQLADFADSLH, from the coding sequence ATGCTGTTATCCCCTGGCCGTTATCTCGCTATTTTGTTATTCAGCTTTTCCGCCTCGCTGTTTGCCAGCGACAAGCAGTACACCGTGACCTCGGCGGACGGTGTTGAACTGGCGGTACAAGAGTCCGGCTCGCCGCAAGGCAAACCGATTATTTTTATTCACGGCTTATTAGGCAGCCACCTGAACTGGGAAAAACAGCGTCAGGATCCGGCGTTGCAACGTTTTCGGTTAATCAGTTTTGATATGCGCGGCCATGGTCTGTCGTCAAAACCGACGCAGGCAGAGTCCTACCGCGAGGGAAGCCGCTGGGCGGAGGATGTCGCCGCCGTGATTGCCGCAAGCCATGCAAAAAAACCGCTGCTGGTCGGCTGGTCGCTGGGTGGCGCGGTGATCAGCCATTATCTGGCAAACGTCGGTGATAAAGCTCTTTCCGGCGCGCTATATGTCGATGCGGTGGTAGAGTTAACGCCCGATCAGATCCCGGCGCACCCGCAAGTCTATCAGGCGATGACCTCGGCGGATTTAGCCACCCACCTGGATGGTGAGCGCGAGTTTCTGCAGCTCTGCTTTTATCAGCAGCCTGACGCGATCACCTTTGCGCGCCTGCAAGCCAATGCGGCGATGGCCTCCTGGGAGATGCAACGCGCCGTGCCGTCGATGAAAGTTGCGCTTGAGCAAGGGCTGGGAAAAGCGACAATCCCGGTACGCTTTATCTACGGCAAACACGATCGGCTGGTAAATCCGCAGTCGTCGCTGGCGCGGGCCAGAAGCGTGAATCCCCGGATTAGCGCGGTGTGGTTTGACCATTCGGGGCACGCCCCGTTCCTTGAAGAGCCAACCCGTTTTAACCAGCAGCTGGCAGATTTCGCGGATTCTCTGCACTGA
- a CDS encoding MerR family transcriptional regulator, with protein sequence MFSIGELARQTGISVRSIRHYDRHGLLCSTRACNGYRYFPPQALGQVRQIQQLIATGFSIAEIAAFPACMRNEEGATMCPQTRALQRERLATIEAQIATLERRRAQLAAALAETEQKTTP encoded by the coding sequence ATGTTTTCAATTGGCGAACTCGCCCGACAAACGGGCATCAGCGTGCGATCAATCCGCCATTATGATCGCCACGGTCTGCTGTGCAGCACGCGTGCCTGCAACGGTTATCGCTACTTTCCGCCGCAGGCGCTCGGGCAGGTGAGGCAAATCCAGCAGTTAATCGCCACGGGTTTTAGCATTGCTGAAATTGCCGCTTTTCCTGCCTGCATGCGCAATGAAGAGGGGGCGACGATGTGCCCGCAAACGCGCGCGTTGCAGCGTGAACGGCTGGCGACGATTGAGGCGCAAATCGCCACCCTTGAGCGCCGCCGCGCGCAACTGGCTGCCGCGTTGGCCGAGACAGAACAAAAAACGACGCCCTGA
- the gap gene encoding type I glyceraldehyde-3-phosphate dehydrogenase: MVKVGINGFGRIGRNVLRAALGNAEIQIVAINDLTDSKTLAHLLKHDSLLGTLPVPVEAGEGQLFVDGNAVRVFSERDPGNIPWRDVGVEVVIEATGFFTERDKAEVHISRGGAKRVIISAPGKNDDLTIVLGVNDSQYDPKRHFVVSNGSCTTNGLAPAAQVLHQRFGIEHGLMNTTHAYTNSQALHDQPEKDLRGARAAALSIVPYSSGAAKALGKVIPELDGRLTGYSLRVPVPVVSIVDLTVTLKRDVTVDEVNAAFREAAEAGPLKGILGYSDEPLVSSDYQGDPRSSIIDGLSTLVIGGNLVKILAWYDNEWGFSNRLVELASLIAKRGL; encoded by the coding sequence ATGGTTAAGGTCGGCATTAATGGTTTTGGCAGAATTGGACGCAACGTGTTACGCGCGGCGCTGGGAAACGCAGAGATTCAGATTGTGGCGATTAACGATCTGACAGACAGCAAAACCCTCGCTCATCTGCTGAAACATGATTCTCTGCTCGGCACCCTGCCCGTTCCGGTAGAAGCGGGTGAAGGCCAGTTGTTCGTCGATGGCAACGCGGTGCGTGTGTTCAGCGAACGCGATCCGGGCAACATTCCATGGCGCGATGTTGGCGTGGAAGTGGTGATTGAAGCCACCGGTTTCTTCACCGAACGCGACAAAGCCGAAGTACATATCAGCCGCGGCGGCGCAAAACGGGTGATCATCTCCGCGCCCGGTAAAAATGATGATTTAACCATTGTACTGGGCGTAAACGATAGCCAGTACGATCCCAAACGCCATTTTGTGGTCAGCAACGGCAGTTGCACCACCAACGGCCTGGCGCCTGCCGCGCAGGTGTTGCATCAACGTTTTGGTATCGAACATGGCCTGATGAACACCACCCACGCCTATACCAACAGCCAGGCGCTGCACGACCAGCCGGAGAAAGATCTGCGCGGCGCGCGTGCTGCGGCGCTGTCGATTGTGCCTTACTCAAGCGGTGCGGCAAAAGCGCTCGGCAAAGTGATCCCGGAACTCGACGGGCGACTGACAGGTTACTCACTGCGCGTGCCGGTTCCGGTGGTGTCAATTGTTGACCTGACGGTCACGCTGAAACGTGATGTCACGGTTGACGAGGTGAATGCCGCGTTCCGCGAAGCGGCAGAGGCGGGTCCGTTGAAAGGCATTCTCGGTTACAGTGACGAACCGCTGGTTTCCAGCGATTACCAGGGCGATCCGCGCTCGTCAATCATTGATGGATTATCAACCCTGGTGATTGGCGGCAATCTGGTGAAAATCCTCGCCTGGTATGATAACGAATGGGGCTTCTCGAATCGTTTGGTTGAGCTGGCAAGCCTGATAGCCAAACGCGGTTTGTAA
- a CDS encoding GlxA family transcriptional regulator, producing the protein MKTFLIIVPDGGMLFEAAGIADILMQANQLHPDDTAQPRYRVAVATTQPHQVIHGQSGLNLLADHRLPEIDPRQPWDTIMITGRGTDAEEGTAVVDWLRLAAPHARRVVSICGGAMLLAQSGLLNGRRATTHWRLLETMQKEYPAITVEGGPLYIQDGPVWTSGGVSSGFDLTLALVEDDYGFSLALDIAQNMVMYLRRPGGQLQFSRYQLQQASGVGPISELQNWILANLAEDLSVERLAEQVAMSPRNFTRVFTRESGVSPARYVAEARLAAARNRLEQTSETLEQIAAATGFGSSINLRRIFERQLHLTPGDYRQRFHCRKLA; encoded by the coding sequence ATGAAAACATTCCTGATTATTGTTCCTGATGGCGGCATGCTGTTCGAAGCCGCCGGGATAGCCGACATTCTGATGCAGGCCAACCAGTTGCACCCGGATGATACCGCCCAGCCACGCTATCGCGTTGCTGTTGCCACCACCCAGCCACACCAGGTGATCCACGGCCAGTCCGGGCTGAATCTGCTGGCGGATCATCGCCTGCCGGAAATCGATCCGCGCCAGCCGTGGGACACCATCATGATAACCGGTCGCGGTACTGATGCCGAAGAGGGTACGGCGGTTGTGGACTGGCTGCGCCTTGCTGCGCCGCACGCACGCCGTGTGGTTTCTATTTGCGGCGGCGCGATGCTGCTGGCACAAAGTGGGTTGCTCAACGGGCGGCGTGCAACCACCCACTGGCGGTTACTGGAAACCATGCAGAAAGAGTACCCCGCTATCACCGTTGAAGGCGGCCCGCTCTATATTCAGGACGGGCCAGTCTGGACTTCCGGCGGCGTCAGTTCCGGCTTCGATCTCACGCTGGCGCTGGTCGAAGATGATTACGGCTTCTCGCTGGCGCTGGATATCGCGCAGAATATGGTGATGTACCTGCGCCGTCCCGGCGGGCAGTTGCAGTTCAGCCGCTATCAATTACAACAGGCCAGCGGCGTCGGGCCAATCAGCGAACTGCAAAACTGGATCCTTGCCAACCTGGCTGAGGATTTATCCGTTGAGCGATTGGCGGAACAGGTTGCGATGAGCCCACGCAACTTCACCCGCGTCTTCACCCGTGAAAGCGGCGTTTCTCCCGCGCGCTATGTAGCCGAAGCGCGTCTTGCCGCCGCCCGCAACCGACTGGAACAAACCAGTGAAACCCTGGAGCAGATCGCCGCCGCCACCGGTTTTGGCAGCAGCATCAATCTGCGGCGCATTTTCGAACGCCAGTTACACCTCACACCGGGCGATTACCGCCAGCGCTTCCACTGCCGCAAATTGGCGTAA
- a CDS encoding ferritin-like domain-containing protein, producing MTREENYHDWLRDAHGMEKQAESMLEAMAKRIDNYPVLKSKIESHLAETREQIVLLEGLIDQCGISRSVLKDTIGKMAAMGQAVGGVFNSDEVVKGAIGGYVFEQFEIACYTSLIRTAEELGDVNGVQVLQKIVAQEIEMAEWMLQHVPEVTTQFLDRSSAPGVEAKK from the coding sequence ATGACACGCGAAGAGAATTATCACGACTGGCTACGTGACGCACATGGGATGGAAAAACAGGCAGAATCGATGCTGGAGGCAATGGCTAAACGCATCGACAATTATCCTGTATTGAAAAGTAAAATTGAAAGTCATTTAGCTGAAACCCGTGAACAAATAGTGTTACTTGAAGGGCTTATTGATCAATGCGGAATATCGCGATCGGTCCTGAAAGATACCATAGGTAAAATGGCGGCGATGGGTCAGGCCGTTGGCGGTGTCTTTAATTCCGACGAGGTGGTTAAAGGCGCAATAGGTGGCTATGTCTTTGAGCAATTTGAAATTGCGTGCTACACCTCATTGATTAGAACGGCTGAAGAATTGGGCGATGTTAACGGCGTGCAGGTGCTGCAAAAAATTGTGGCGCAAGAGATTGAAATGGCGGAGTGGATGCTCCAGCACGTTCCGGAAGTGACAACTCAATTCCTTGATCGCTCCAGCGCGCCCGGCGTTGAAGCGAAAAAATAA
- a CDS encoding YciE/YciF ferroxidase family protein: protein MQINTLNDLFIHGLSDIYSAEKQLARALAKLAREASTTELVQAFKQHMEETQGQIERIDQLLEAESGLKLKRMKCHAMEGLVEEADEVIESTEKGTIRDAALIAAAQKVEHYEIASYGTLCTLADQLGYKKAKTLLAQTLEEEKTTDNLLTKIATSKINSKAEVE, encoded by the coding sequence ATGCAGATTAATACGCTAAACGATTTATTTATTCATGGCTTGTCGGACATTTACAGCGCAGAAAAACAACTTGCCCGCGCGTTAGCCAAACTGGCACGCGAAGCCTCTACCACCGAGCTGGTGCAAGCCTTCAAACAACATATGGAAGAGACGCAAGGCCAGATAGAGCGCATCGATCAGCTACTTGAAGCCGAAAGCGGCCTGAAGTTAAAACGCATGAAGTGCCATGCAATGGAAGGTCTGGTAGAGGAAGCAGACGAAGTGATTGAAAGCACCGAAAAAGGTACCATTCGTGACGCTGCTTTAATTGCCGCTGCGCAAAAAGTTGAACATTATGAAATTGCCTCTTACGGTACGCTTTGCACCCTTGCCGACCAATTAGGCTATAAAAAAGCGAAAACACTTCTGGCGCAAACGCTGGAAGAGGAAAAAACCACCGACAATCTGCTGACTAAAATTGCGACCAGCAAAATTAATTCCAAAGCGGAAGTAGAATAA
- a CDS encoding con-10 family general stress protein, whose protein sequence is MAEHRGGSGNFAEDREKASEAGRKGGQHSGGNFKNDPQRASEAGKKGGQNSHSGGRKSGD, encoded by the coding sequence ATGGCTGAACATCGTGGCGGCTCAGGTAATTTCGCCGAAGATCGTGAAAAAGCGTCCGAAGCGGGCCGCAAAGGCGGTCAACACAGCGGTGGTAATTTCAAAAATGATCCACAGCGCGCTTCCGAAGCAGGTAAAAAAGGCGGCCAGAATAGCCACAGCGGTGGCCGTAAATCAGGAGATTAA